From the Astyanax mexicanus isolate ESR-SI-001 chromosome 12, AstMex3_surface, whole genome shotgun sequence genome, the window agacatattcaccccggagtttttggtgtttttatcccggatttttgtgttttcaccccatattttttctgtgtttttagcccagatttcatcgtgttttcatcccggaatttctgctgccccacacgcggcttatccgctgcataAGCAGGCTAGAAGGCTGCTGCTGCatggtttctccgctgcgcaagccagcccagtaaattgctgtttgtgttttcacacttaggctatttgcttaaaaaagcaaacaaaaaaaacgtttgttcaggaagtattttatattcttaaacattgttaattatattagaggacagtcattgtaaactgtacttggtctttttcggttaaaggattgtgcagggcatattactgattttgtatttttgcacttgggctataagctcaatattaaatatttcgtttgtttagaaattattttatatttttaaaccatgttaaattatattagagtagaggaaagtcattgttaatgacgttattgtacttggtctatttcggttaaaggattgtgcagggcatagccgtattactgattttgtatttttgcacttgggctataagctcaatattaaatatttcgtttgcttcgaaattattttatatttttaaaccattttaaattatattagataagaggaaattcgttcagacatcatttttgtaggccaggcttttgtaaccgatttagcccctactgttgccacattaccccttacgttttattatataaatcagtttcgaagagcctgcatttttttttatcatgtataatagaggtctgcgcgagactgatttttaaacccactcttccacgctccgcgtttctgtctcgttaccgctccgcaaaaaaattgcttcttttaatcccgcgcccgcccgccacatacacatttctgccgctcccgccccacgttcctaatataaattaaataaactacatttaatgcttcaaatttacttatatatttattaaaacagcagcgccgttccttaccccagtccaaacaccatcggtgtgtgcgtgtgtgtgtcggtccatcctgcgcgttgagagttttctttaggtttttttttttttttttacaattattacagttttcttaactatttattaatttgctcccgcatcgtctgaattaaactcccgctccagccaataacagttcagttctgtcccgcgcgcaagatattctgacgggacccgcgagaacagaagtggttagagtgagatggaactctggaaaggagaaaaaaaaacgaatatccgaataccaaaattaaaaaccgaatacctactcaacgaacgaatatccgaatacccgaatattcgggtccagccctaaaatTTTTATATTCATACAAAAATAGATTTTCCAAAGGCATTTTTATACTATTGCATTGCTAACTGCTTTACAAtggtatatatttaaaataaaagagcaATAAATCTTTTCTGTACTGATCTCATACACAACTACCAACAAAACTTCAGTTTTACAGTCACCAGGGGTTTCCACTGTAAACGTCATCTACTGCAGATAGCTGTTTTATGAGCTGAGGATTTACTGCATAATTTACTGAATTTGTGCTTAATAGTTTTGTGAAATACCATTTACTGTAATATGGCAATGCTCATACGTATACATGAATTACCATAATGTATacagatattaaaatatatagaaaatataaaattattcctTTAAAGTGCTGATTGCAGCAATAAAAAACAGCGCGGACTGTTTATACCAAACTCATCTAtggatcacattaaaaagatcaTAGAAATATCGGATTTGGTAATAAATTCTGATTTGGGCCTTTTTTGGGGATTTTTACCTGTTGTGTAAACATAGTTGTTCATTGGTACAACAACTCCAACATCTGTGAATATCAGTCTGTATCAAAGAATGATGCTGAATGTCATTAAAACATTTAGTGTTTGTGCATTTCTACATCAGACTACAGAGGCTATGAGGTTTCATCTTTAATCATCATAAACACAACCCACACAACGAGTTAATAAATCACAGACAACACACTCTCTGTGAAGATAAGACGGGTAATCTGAACAAAATGAACCAATGAGTGGTAATCTGTTGCTATATAAAAATATGATATCAGATTAAAGATGGTTATCATCATAGATATCTTTGTATTTTATCCTTGTTTATGTAAAGACCTTTAAATTTGCCATTATATTTGGAAAACCTTCCAAAGCTGACAACAGTTCAGTACAGCAGGAGCATTACCTGTAATAAcgcattaaatgttttaaagtgtaATCGGTGGATTTAAAAACtagttttatcagttttttttttttgttcaagtaGAAAAAGAGCAGCAAAGCCTCGGACATGCATTTCCTGTCTCTTCCATCCTGAATCTCTTACTTCATCTTCTGCAGCACCATACGTACTTCTTCTGGACTGTAGCCCCAAGGACCCTTTCCACCCTGAGCAACACAAGAGAGACATTAACTAAGTCTTAAAAACAGGAGACTTTCATGTGTGGAAATTTACGTAGATTTTTACTAAGGATTcatcaaatatttggcaacctacATTACTGCTCAGATAATAGCAAAAAAGCACAAACAAATAAGAAGAATTTACATGCAACTGtctgaaaacattttaaagtgtcAGACTGACCCAAAAATGACAGTTTACAGACATTTTTCTAGAGAAAAAGTGACACATTTAATGAAACcctacttgttatttattttgttcaattTCTGTGGTGCATCCCTAATTGTTGTGGCTTGTGCTTTACAGACATACTGGATTTGTGACAGATTTTGTCTAATGTTTGACCACTTGTTCTGTCTGTCAGCCAGATCATAATAACTAAAGGCCTGTTTGAGTGTCCTTATGAAACCCTCTCACCTAGTTCCTGTGCCAAACTACTTGTTCCAGACACAAAGGGGCTCAGGTTTGATCTGGCTGCTGTGGTGCTTTTTGGCTAAGAGCACTAGTGCTCCTGATTTGAGCTAGGATTATTGTTAAAAAGGCACATACTTAATAATTAAGAGCCCAgaaactatataaaatatgatGTACATCCAAGACTGTGCAAATGGGGAGTCCAAGGCATATgagtatatatgtttatttgtgcCAAATCTTCACAGTTGCACGCAATTCTTTATATTTATCAACTAAAATGATTTGTCCGTAAGTGTCAGGAAAGCTCTTTATGTATCAAGTCAAATAAGTGAAAAGCGCAAACAATTCATACAGAACAAAGATTAATTAACAAACACAAGGTTTAGCAGACTAATCACAGCTCCTGCTGTTTACGTCACATGACAcgtagttacatttctggggaggtgtaAAGCAAAAGTATAAATTGTCCTAGGTCAAACACCTAAAAcagtctgtttaaaataaatgaacaacaaTCTAGGttacttttctgtctctctcccattGTATTGAACTTGTACTGATGTATGAGGTCCAAACTGTGGTGAAAACTGAACCATGACCTTTGTAATCCATTCCAATATCTGTAGAACCCTGTAAATATGTAGATACTCATTGTCCAAGCCAAAGCtaaagtttaaccaaaaaaaaaagaaaaaaaaggaagtttAGCTAGTGTCTATAACACCTCCAGACACATTTTAAACATCCACAGCACCAGCACAAAGGCCACCTGCAGTTGGCTAAATGTAGAAGCCATTGGGTTCTAATATGAGAAGTGCTCACCTTGTACATGACATTTCCGCCCTGCAGGACGTACAGGCGCTCAGGAAGGGCTCCATATCTGCTGGCTGTTATGTTACTCATCTCATCCACCACCACAGGACAAAGTGGGTCTTTTTCAACAAGGGACTGAGCTGCGGTCAGTCTCTCTGACAGATCCCGGTGCTGCTTGATGTCTACATTGTTGCCAAAGGCCCAGTCATCTACAGAGAGACCAGTTAATATTCAGCAAATAACTGAATCATGAATATTCATTCATGGGACACaaatatgtaaattgatcattatTGTTATCTCAGGAGAAGGCTTGGGATTgcccatacctgtataagttatgaggtgttatcttgtgagtaaggttattTCCCTTTTGCGCAGTTTACCTGTTGCATGTGCTTCAGAGATGTAGATGACGAGGAAGTCGGCCACGTCACCAAAGTCCCTGACGAGCTGCTTGAACTCGTCAAGCTTGAACAGAAACGGAGGTCAGGTGCAGCTTCCAAAGCTCAGGATGAGGGGGCGATTACCTGAAGATACAAATCCaaagtgagagagatacagagggagaaATAACCTGACAAGGGAGCAAGAGCATGAATGAGTGAGGAGGTGAATGGGAAAAggttgtgagtgagtgtgtgagtaagtaAGTGAATCAAAAAAGAAAGTTAGTAAGTAAAGGAGAATAAAATTATTAGAAGCAAAGGAGTCAAAACTTGAGGAATGTTTACAGGGAGTAAATGTGGGAGCAATGGTGTTAAGGAAGGGAAAACTGA encodes:
- the dio1 gene encoding type I iodothyronine deiodinase; translation: MWTAVGFTLRRLKVYLSSIYMLHLLLFQFCVLNLLVVLAPGLARRIMLRLGVKSTMALNPLFRFEDWAPSFTTARFLLAVLRGCWSCFGDSAFVGFRAPDTPLITMKGDKTSVHQFIRGNRPLILSFGSCTUPPFLFKLDEFKQLVRDFGDVADFLVIYISEAHATDDWAFGNNVDIKQHRDLSERLTAAQSLVEKDPLCPVVVDEMSNITASRYGALPERLYVLQGGNVMYKGGKGPWGYSPEEVRMVLQKMK